Proteins encoded together in one Micromonospora kangleipakensis window:
- a CDS encoding DUF4349 domain-containing protein codes for MSVRTGRRRGVPLAAVGLVAVLLAGGCGAGEPTRSSGPAAQAPAGGAADQGQAEPGKAGAGAPDLRVDQRSIIYTGTMQVQVDDVERAAREAIAAVTAAGGFVGGDQRRSESADARAELELRVPAAKFTAVVDELAKLGRQQRREVHTQDVTEETVDLDARITSQRARVESARKLLDRATSTGELVNLENELGRREADLASLEAKKRRLADLTALSTITVTFVGRDASTEEEQTEIGFLVGLRGGWEVFLASVTVLLTVLGALLPWLVAFGVPVALLVRVLRRSRRRRTPPAGPTPLGPPAGPTAPPPVPATRSAP; via the coding sequence ATGAGCGTAAGAACAGGACGCCGTCGGGGCGTACCCCTGGCGGCGGTGGGATTGGTCGCGGTGCTGCTCGCCGGCGGTTGCGGCGCGGGAGAGCCGACGAGGAGCAGCGGCCCGGCGGCGCAGGCGCCGGCCGGCGGCGCGGCCGACCAGGGCCAGGCGGAGCCCGGCAAGGCCGGCGCGGGCGCGCCGGACCTGCGGGTCGACCAGCGGTCGATCATCTACACCGGAACGATGCAGGTGCAGGTCGACGACGTGGAGCGGGCCGCCCGGGAGGCGATCGCCGCGGTGACCGCGGCGGGCGGGTTCGTCGGCGGCGACCAGCGGCGCAGCGAGTCGGCGGACGCGCGGGCGGAGTTGGAGTTGCGGGTGCCGGCGGCGAAGTTCACCGCGGTCGTGGACGAGCTGGCGAAGCTTGGCCGGCAGCAGCGGCGCGAGGTGCACACCCAGGACGTCACCGAGGAGACGGTCGACCTGGACGCCCGGATCACCAGCCAGCGGGCGCGGGTGGAGAGCGCCCGCAAGCTGCTGGACCGGGCCACCTCGACGGGCGAGCTGGTGAACCTGGAGAACGAGCTGGGCCGGCGGGAGGCCGACCTCGCCTCGTTGGAGGCGAAGAAGCGCCGGCTGGCCGACCTGACCGCGCTCTCCACCATCACGGTGACGTTCGTGGGGAGGGACGCCTCCACCGAGGAGGAGCAGACCGAGATCGGGTTCCTGGTCGGGCTGCGGGGTGGCTGGGAGGTCTTCCTCGCCTCGGTGACCGTGCTGCTCACCGTGCTCGGTGCGCTGCTGCCGTGGCTGGTGGCCTTCGGCGTACCGGTGGCGCTGCTGGTCCGGGTGCTGCGCCGTAGCCGGCGTCGGCGGACGCCGCCGGCCGGTCCGACGCCGCTCGGGCCGCCGGCCGGACCTACCGCGCCGCCGCCAGTGCCCGCAACGCGGTCTGCACCATGA
- a CDS encoding GOLPH3/VPS74 family protein gives MTGVALAEELLLLAYDDETGKATMPRISLDLGMAAAVLIELALAGRIAYAEGSLAVTDPAPTGEPVADEVLARIAADTPHTPSSWVQRLRHGLRDRILGDLCGQGVVRDVDETELGFIHVHRYPVADASVEADIRRRLAAALTSGELPDERTAALATLVAVLRMEPALGLTGDDARDARRRLEEISGGAGFSGNVSLDDSVVRPSVGLVVAALGQAVDAALGKRD, from the coding sequence ATGACTGGTGTTGCGCTCGCCGAAGAGCTGCTGCTCCTCGCCTATGACGACGAAACCGGCAAGGCGACCATGCCGCGGATCAGCCTGGACCTCGGGATGGCCGCCGCGGTGCTGATCGAGCTGGCCCTGGCCGGCCGGATCGCGTACGCCGAGGGAAGCCTGGCGGTGACCGATCCGGCGCCCACCGGCGAGCCGGTCGCCGACGAGGTGCTCGCCCGGATCGCCGCAGACACCCCGCACACGCCGTCGTCCTGGGTGCAGCGGCTGCGGCACGGCCTGCGCGACCGCATCCTCGGCGACCTGTGCGGCCAGGGGGTGGTCCGGGACGTCGACGAGACCGAGCTGGGCTTCATCCACGTGCACCGCTACCCGGTCGCCGACGCCTCGGTGGAGGCGGACATCCGCCGCCGCCTGGCCGCGGCGCTCACCAGCGGCGAACTCCCCGACGAGCGGACTGCCGCGCTGGCCACCCTGGTCGCGGTGCTGCGGATGGAGCCGGCGCTGGGGTTGACCGGCGACGACGCCCGGGACGCCCGCCGCCGGCTGGAGGAGATCTCCGGCGGCGCCGGCTTCTCCGGCAACGTCAGCCTGGACGACTCGGTGGTCCGCCCCTCGGTCGGCCTGGTGGTCGCCGCCCTGGGCCAAGCCGTCGACGCCGCCCTCGGCAAGCGCGACTGA
- a CDS encoding phospho-sugar mutase yields the protein MAAETTDLDELREQARRWLDDDPDPTSRDELRAVLDGLPASAPELADRFAGPLTFGTAGLRGPLRAGPNGMNLAVVTQAAAGLVGWLAAQGGTGPLVIGYDARHGSRAFAERTAQVATGAGRPALLLPRPLPTPVLAYAVLHLGAVAGVMVTASHNPPQDNGYKVYLGAQLGGELGGGAQIVPPADAGIESAIRAVGPLAQVPLGPAGEVLGDDLVASYVARAATLIDPDGPRELKVAYTPLHGVGAAVLTAAFAAAGFAVPGVVPDQAEPDPAFPTVSFPNPEEPGAVDRLVALADSTGADIAIANDPDADRCAVVVRDGLTGWRMLRGDEVGALLADHLMRRGVTGLYATTIVSSSLLRAMCAARGLPYDETLTGFKWIVRAGGGAEPLVFGYEEALGYCVAPGHVRDKDGITAALTVAELAAVLKAQGLTLTDRLDELAAEFGVHHTDQLSVRVEDLRLIADMMTRIRATTPTSLLGHPVTESTDLLPEADVVILRTDAARVVIRPSGTEPKLKAYLEVVEPVADGDVPAARQRAAAAISALRTEIAAALGS from the coding sequence ATGGCGGCGGAAACCACTGACCTTGACGAACTTCGCGAGCAGGCCCGGCGGTGGCTCGACGACGACCCCGACCCGACCAGCCGGGACGAGCTGCGGGCGGTGCTCGACGGGCTGCCGGCCAGCGCGCCGGAGCTGGCCGACCGGTTCGCCGGGCCACTGACCTTCGGCACCGCCGGCCTGCGCGGCCCGCTGCGCGCCGGCCCGAACGGGATGAACCTCGCGGTGGTCACCCAGGCCGCCGCCGGGCTGGTCGGCTGGCTCGCCGCCCAGGGCGGGACCGGCCCGCTGGTGATCGGGTACGACGCCCGGCACGGTTCCCGGGCCTTCGCCGAGCGCACCGCCCAGGTCGCCACCGGGGCGGGGCGCCCCGCGCTGCTGCTGCCCCGGCCGCTGCCCACGCCGGTGCTCGCGTACGCGGTGCTGCACCTCGGCGCGGTGGCCGGGGTGATGGTCACCGCCAGCCACAACCCGCCGCAGGACAACGGCTACAAGGTCTACCTGGGCGCGCAGCTCGGCGGGGAGCTCGGTGGGGGCGCGCAGATCGTGCCGCCGGCCGACGCCGGCATCGAGTCCGCGATCCGGGCGGTGGGCCCGCTGGCGCAGGTGCCGCTCGGCCCGGCCGGCGAGGTGCTCGGCGACGACCTGGTCGCCTCCTACGTGGCCCGGGCCGCCACGCTGATCGACCCGGACGGCCCCCGGGAGCTGAAGGTGGCGTACACGCCGCTGCACGGGGTGGGCGCCGCGGTGCTGACCGCCGCCTTCGCCGCGGCCGGCTTCGCGGTGCCGGGCGTGGTGCCCGACCAGGCCGAGCCGGACCCGGCCTTCCCGACGGTGAGCTTCCCCAACCCGGAGGAGCCGGGCGCGGTCGACCGGCTGGTGGCGCTGGCCGACTCGACCGGCGCCGACATCGCCATCGCCAACGACCCGGACGCCGACCGCTGCGCGGTGGTCGTCCGGGACGGTCTGACGGGCTGGCGGATGCTGCGCGGGGACGAGGTGGGCGCGCTGCTCGCCGACCACCTGATGCGCCGGGGCGTGACCGGCCTGTACGCCACCACCATCGTGTCGTCGTCCCTGCTCCGGGCGATGTGCGCGGCCCGCGGCCTGCCGTACGACGAGACGCTGACCGGCTTCAAGTGGATCGTCCGGGCGGGTGGCGGGGCCGAGCCGTTGGTCTTCGGGTACGAGGAGGCGCTCGGCTACTGCGTGGCGCCGGGACACGTCCGGGACAAGGACGGCATCACCGCCGCGCTGACCGTCGCCGAGCTGGCCGCCGTCCTGAAGGCGCAGGGCCTCACGCTCACCGACCGGCTCGACGAGCTGGCCGCCGAGTTCGGCGTGCACCACACCGACCAGCTCTCGGTGCGGGTCGAGGACCTGCGGCTGATCGCCGACATGATGACGCGGATCCGAGCGACCACCCCGACGAGCCTGCTGGGGCACCCGGTCACGGAGTCGACCGACCTGCTGCCGGAGGCCGACGTGGTGATCCTGCGGACCGACGCGGCCCGGGTGGTGATCCGGCCCTCCGGCACCGAGCCGAAGCTCAAGGCGTACCTGGAGGTGGTGGAGCCGGTCGCGGACGGCGACGTGCCCGCGGCCCGGCAGCGCGCGGCCGCCGCGATCTCCGCCCTCCGCACCGAGATCGCCGCCGCCCTGGGCAGCTGA
- a CDS encoding serine/threonine protein kinase — MTQIPTWSGGPVSPPNGRAAPGTTIGGRYSLRSPVGNGGMGTVWRASDTLLRRDVAVKEVVLPPGLAPSDRDAMYERTLREARAAAAIQHPAVVQVYDVVTEGGRPWIVMELLDARSLADMVIEDGPVAPRAVAKIGIALLGALEVAHAIGVLHRDVKPANVLICNDGRCVLTDFGVARMPTDVQLTTPGMVLGSPHFISPERAMGQEFGPPSDLFSLGVTLYTAVEGRPPFDKGDPIETMHAVVEDPPATPQRSGPLTRVLMGLLEKDPARRLDVHTARAMLRELLAGPLTSTATAVNSVTDPYAVVPVQRPAAPPPPAAPEPKPTGQIGGRAMIGPGESLTDRLAALRRGERPESAAEGGAALDETSADALAGPLHTPTGAMPTPGRAGTAYGTPEATQRIFTGHPDATQPVYGRAPEATQPVYGGGQWSVPGTGQPWASPATAPGGSGSGGALGTLKGTGGKLVGTVKGWPRKAQLAAAGGLAVLLLIGAVVLFSGDPEPNRQIVTSLPTATAPAGPGVEMQEHSAKGISVQVPKGWDRKSGVLFVDYVDPQDSGRKVRILAEKWNGTSVSWAEFASRNLRDKSKSCAKPYQELAMSQPKLAGEPAAEFEYTCGDGATKRHGVWRGVVKDGKVYSFYLTANDAEFDASRPIFEAMASSFQLSGAN; from the coding sequence GTGACTCAGATCCCGACGTGGAGCGGTGGACCAGTCAGTCCCCCGAACGGACGCGCGGCACCCGGCACCACCATCGGTGGTCGCTACTCGCTGCGGTCCCCGGTGGGCAACGGCGGCATGGGCACGGTCTGGCGCGCCTCAGACACGCTGCTGCGCCGTGACGTGGCGGTCAAGGAGGTCGTCCTCCCGCCCGGGCTGGCCCCGAGCGACCGCGACGCGATGTACGAGCGCACCCTGCGCGAGGCCCGCGCCGCCGCCGCCATCCAGCACCCCGCGGTGGTCCAGGTGTACGACGTGGTCACCGAGGGTGGCCGGCCGTGGATCGTGATGGAGCTGCTGGACGCCCGCAGCCTCGCCGACATGGTCATCGAGGACGGGCCGGTGGCGCCCCGCGCGGTCGCCAAGATCGGCATCGCCCTGCTCGGCGCCCTGGAGGTCGCGCACGCGATCGGCGTGCTGCACCGGGACGTGAAGCCGGCCAATGTGCTGATCTGCAACGACGGTCGCTGCGTGCTGACCGACTTCGGGGTGGCCCGGATGCCCACCGACGTGCAGCTCACCACGCCCGGCATGGTGCTCGGGTCGCCGCACTTCATCTCGCCGGAACGGGCGATGGGCCAGGAGTTCGGGCCGCCCAGCGACCTCTTCTCGCTGGGCGTCACGCTCTACACCGCGGTGGAGGGGCGCCCGCCCTTCGACAAGGGCGACCCCATCGAGACGATGCACGCCGTGGTCGAGGACCCGCCGGCCACCCCGCAGCGCAGCGGTCCGCTGACCCGGGTGCTGATGGGGCTGCTGGAGAAGGACCCGGCCCGGCGGCTGGACGTGCACACCGCCCGGGCGATGCTGCGCGAGCTGCTCGCCGGCCCGCTGACCAGCACCGCGACCGCGGTCAACTCGGTCACCGACCCGTACGCCGTGGTGCCGGTGCAGCGGCCGGCCGCGCCGCCGCCCCCGGCCGCGCCGGAGCCGAAGCCGACCGGCCAGATCGGCGGCCGCGCGATGATCGGGCCCGGTGAGTCGCTCACCGACCGGCTCGCCGCGCTGCGCCGGGGCGAGCGCCCCGAGTCGGCGGCCGAGGGCGGCGCCGCCCTCGACGAGACCAGCGCGGACGCGCTGGCCGGTCCGCTGCACACCCCGACCGGGGCGATGCCCACACCGGGACGCGCCGGTACCGCGTACGGCACGCCCGAGGCCACCCAGCGGATCTTCACCGGCCATCCGGACGCCACTCAGCCGGTGTACGGCCGCGCCCCCGAGGCCACCCAGCCCGTGTACGGCGGCGGCCAGTGGTCGGTGCCGGGCACCGGGCAGCCGTGGGCCTCGCCGGCCACCGCCCCCGGCGGATCCGGCTCCGGCGGCGCGCTGGGCACGCTGAAGGGCACCGGCGGCAAGCTGGTCGGCACCGTCAAGGGCTGGCCGCGCAAGGCGCAGCTCGCCGCGGCCGGCGGCCTGGCGGTGCTGCTGCTGATCGGCGCGGTCGTGCTGTTCAGCGGCGACCCAGAGCCGAACCGGCAGATCGTCACGTCGCTGCCGACCGCGACGGCGCCCGCCGGGCCGGGCGTGGAGATGCAGGAGCACTCGGCCAAGGGCATCAGCGTCCAGGTGCCGAAGGGTTGGGACCGGAAGAGCGGCGTCCTGTTCGTGGACTACGTCGACCCGCAGGACAGCGGGCGCAAGGTGCGGATCCTCGCCGAGAAGTGGAACGGCACCTCGGTCAGCTGGGCGGAGTTCGCCTCGCGGAACCTGCGGGACAAGAGCAAGTCCTGCGCCAAGCCGTACCAGGAGCTCGCGATGTCGCAGCCGAAGCTCGCCGGCGAGCCGGCGGCCGAGTTCGAGTACACCTGCGGCGACGGTGCGACCAAGCGGCACGGGGTGTGGCGCGGGGTGGTGAAGGACGGCAAGGTCTACTCGTTCTACCTGACCGCCAACGACGCCGAGTTCGACGCGAGCCGGCCGATCTTCGAGGCGATGGCGAGCTCCTTTCAGCTCAGCGGGGCCAACTGA
- a CDS encoding amidohydrolase, with protein sequence MTSALTLPTGGQLASSWPEAPSGSQPLPFELDHLLALRVPGLIATRRHIHSHPELSGEEFETAALIARELSLAGLNPRLLPKGNGVICDIDGRPDGPVIALRADIDALPLTDPKDVPYRSTVDGVCHACGHDVHTSVMLGVGMLLAQLADLGRLDGRVRLIFQPAEEILPCGSLEVIEAGGLDDVVQIFAVHCDPNLPVGRVGLRVGPITAAADNVTVRLTGPGGHTARPHLTVDLVDALGRLVTEVPALVSRRVPANSGLLLVFGHASAGTRYNVIPSEACAAGTLRVMDRDTWELAPKIVAQVVRDVIAPTGATVDLEYLRGRPPVSNDARAIGVLTAATAAALGPEGIAETPQSMGGEDFSWYLEHVPGALARLGVGRAGPNVDLHRASFDVDERAIPAGVRLMVQTALRALAAAR encoded by the coding sequence GTGACGAGTGCGTTGACGCTGCCCACCGGCGGCCAGCTGGCGTCGTCCTGGCCGGAGGCGCCGTCCGGGTCCCAGCCCCTGCCCTTCGAGCTCGACCATCTGCTCGCCCTCCGGGTACCCGGCCTCATCGCCACCCGCCGTCACATTCACTCCCACCCGGAGCTCTCCGGCGAGGAGTTCGAGACGGCGGCGCTGATCGCCCGCGAGCTCTCCCTGGCCGGGCTGAACCCGCGCCTGCTGCCCAAGGGCAACGGCGTCATCTGCGACATCGACGGGCGGCCGGACGGACCGGTGATCGCGCTCCGCGCCGACATCGACGCGCTGCCGCTGACCGACCCGAAGGACGTGCCGTACCGGTCCACGGTGGACGGCGTCTGCCACGCCTGCGGGCACGACGTGCACACCTCCGTGATGCTCGGCGTCGGCATGCTGCTGGCCCAGCTCGCCGACCTCGGCCGGCTCGACGGCCGGGTCCGGCTCATCTTCCAGCCGGCCGAGGAGATCCTGCCCTGCGGCTCCCTGGAGGTCATCGAGGCCGGCGGTCTCGACGACGTGGTGCAGATCTTCGCCGTGCACTGCGACCCGAACCTGCCGGTGGGCAGGGTCGGCCTGCGGGTCGGCCCGATCACCGCCGCCGCCGACAACGTCACCGTCCGGCTCACCGGGCCGGGCGGGCACACCGCCCGCCCGCACCTGACCGTCGACCTGGTCGACGCGCTCGGCCGGCTGGTCACCGAGGTGCCTGCCCTGGTCAGCCGCCGGGTGCCGGCCAACAGCGGGCTGCTGCTGGTCTTCGGCCACGCCTCGGCCGGCACCCGCTACAACGTCATCCCGTCCGAGGCCTGCGCCGCCGGCACCCTGCGGGTGATGGACCGCGACACCTGGGAGCTGGCCCCGAAGATCGTCGCTCAGGTGGTCCGGGACGTCATCGCTCCCACCGGCGCGACGGTCGACCTGGAATACCTGCGCGGCCGCCCGCCGGTCAGCAACGACGCCCGGGCCATCGGGGTGCTGACCGCCGCCACCGCCGCCGCGCTCGGCCCCGAGGGGATCGCGGAGACCCCGCAGAGCATGGGCGGCGAGGACTTCTCCTGGTACCTGGAGCACGTGCCCGGGGCGCTCGCCCGCCTCGGCGTCGGCCGGGCCGGTCCGAACGTGGACCTGCACCGGGCCTCGTTCGACGTGGACGAGCGCGCCATCCCGGCCGGCGTACGCCTCATGGTGCAGACCGCGTTGCGGGCACTGGCGGCGGCGCGGTAG
- a CDS encoding MBL fold metallo-hydrolase — translation MQVTKYAHSCVRVEHDGGVLVVDPGVLSEPEALDGADAVLITHEHPDHVNPELLARALERRPFTVNGPASLAGVLGDAAEALTVVAPGESFTAAGVAVRAYGGRHALIHPDIPVIENLGYLINDVVYHPGDSLDVPEEVPVDTLFAPIHAPWSKFSEVVDFIRAVAPRRAYALHDGLLNDNGFAVLNRQYTALSNTEYQRLEPGTRFDA, via the coding sequence ATGCAGGTCACCAAGTACGCCCACTCCTGTGTCCGGGTGGAGCACGACGGGGGAGTGCTCGTCGTCGACCCCGGGGTGCTCAGCGAGCCCGAGGCGTTGGACGGGGCGGACGCGGTGCTGATCACCCACGAGCACCCGGACCATGTGAACCCGGAGCTGCTGGCCAGGGCGCTGGAGCGTCGTCCGTTCACCGTCAACGGTCCGGCCTCGCTCGCCGGCGTCCTCGGTGACGCGGCCGAGGCGCTGACCGTGGTCGCGCCGGGCGAGTCGTTCACCGCCGCCGGGGTGGCGGTCCGCGCGTACGGCGGCCGACACGCCCTCATCCACCCCGACATCCCCGTGATCGAGAACCTGGGCTACCTGATCAACGACGTGGTCTACCACCCGGGGGACTCCCTGGACGTCCCCGAGGAGGTCCCGGTGGACACCCTCTTCGCGCCGATCCACGCGCCCTGGTCGAAGTTCTCCGAGGTGGTCGACTTCATCCGGGCGGTCGCCCCGCGCCGCGCGTACGCCCTGCACGACGGACTGCTCAACGACAACGGGTTCGCGGTGCTCAACCGGCAGTACACCGCGCTGTCGAACACCGAGTACCAGCGGCTCGAGCCGGGCACCCGGTTCGACGCCTGA
- a CDS encoding GNAT family N-acetyltransferase — protein sequence MTLPVGWTARRPTLDDVPAILKVVHAADTFAIGYPDFSAEDVAECLTAPYVDPAADSWLGLDPEGEVVAWAIVDNPTGVGREFVEVYVDPDRGRPLRAPLLARQLARVAERAAARGLPALTVRCAVYEPEKEWEQTLFDAGFILAKRYVRMSRPLAGLPSAPPAPPHGVTVRPVRPDDDAELRTFHRIYDAAFRDTLDYEPQDYDRWRARIGAGNAWDEWFVAEVDGEPAGVLQSSDQGLDQNEGFVKNLAVLPGQRRRGVGAALLQHAFARYAAKGRASAGLGVDLTNPTAPVSLYRSVGLRDARIVDMYQLTVPATA from the coding sequence GTGACGCTTCCCGTCGGCTGGACCGCCCGCCGACCCACCCTCGACGACGTACCGGCGATCCTGAAGGTGGTGCACGCCGCCGACACCTTCGCCATCGGGTATCCGGACTTCTCCGCGGAGGACGTGGCGGAGTGCCTGACCGCGCCGTACGTCGACCCGGCCGCGGACTCGTGGCTAGGTCTGGACCCGGAGGGCGAGGTCGTCGCCTGGGCGATCGTGGACAACCCGACCGGGGTGGGGCGCGAGTTCGTCGAGGTGTACGTCGACCCGGACCGGGGCCGGCCGCTGCGCGCCCCGCTGCTGGCCCGACAACTGGCCCGGGTCGCCGAGCGGGCCGCCGCGCGTGGCCTGCCGGCGCTCACCGTCCGCTGCGCGGTGTACGAGCCGGAGAAGGAGTGGGAGCAGACGCTTTTCGACGCCGGGTTCATCCTGGCCAAGCGGTATGTCCGGATGAGCCGCCCGCTGGCCGGCCTGCCCAGCGCACCGCCCGCCCCGCCGCACGGCGTCACGGTCCGCCCGGTCCGTCCCGACGACGACGCCGAGCTGCGCACCTTCCACCGGATCTACGACGCCGCGTTCCGCGACACGCTGGACTACGAGCCGCAGGACTACGACCGTTGGCGGGCCCGGATCGGTGCCGGCAACGCCTGGGACGAGTGGTTCGTCGCCGAGGTCGACGGCGAGCCGGCTGGCGTACTTCAGTCCTCCGACCAGGGGCTCGACCAGAACGAGGGCTTCGTGAAGAACCTCGCGGTGCTGCCCGGGCAGCGGCGCCGGGGGGTGGGCGCCGCCCTGCTCCAGCACGCCTTCGCCCGGTACGCGGCCAAGGGCCGCGCCTCCGCGGGCCTCGGGGTCGACCTGACCAACCCGACCGCGCCGGTCTCGCTCTACCGGTCGGTGGGGCTGCGCGACGCGCGGATCGTCGACATGTACCAGCTCACCGTTCCGGCCACCGCCTGA
- a CDS encoding acyl-CoA mutase large subunit family protein — protein sequence MSERRSSESGFPIKGVYTAADLPGELADRLGAPGEFPYTRGVYPTMYTSRPWTMRQYAGFGTATESNARYHQLLRAGTMGLSVAFDLPTQMGYDSDDPIAHGEVGKVGVAIDSIEDMRLLFDGIPLDKVSTSMTINAPGSVLLLLYQLVAEENGVAGGALNGTIQNDILKEYIARGTYIFPPKPSLRLVADTFAYCRKEVPKWNTISISGYHMAEAGATPAQEIAFTLANGVEYVRAALAAGLAVDDFAPRLSFFFVARTTLLEEVAKFRAARRIWARLMRDEFGAKDPKSMMLRFHTQTAGVQLTAQQPEVNLVRVAVQGLGAVLGGTQSLHTNSFDEAIALPTEKAARLALRTQQVLAYETDLTATVDPFAGSYVVEAMTAEIEAAATELMERVADHGSAVDAIEAGFQKREIEQSAYRIAQEIDSGERVVVGLNRFTLDEEEPYEPLRVDPTIEAAQAERLAKLRAERDNGAVERALAELRDAAEGSANVLYPMKEALRARATVGEVCGTLRAVWGTYRPSDRF from the coding sequence ATGAGCGAACGGCGGTCAAGCGAATCCGGTTTCCCGATCAAGGGCGTCTACACGGCGGCCGACCTCCCCGGGGAGCTGGCGGACCGGCTGGGCGCGCCGGGCGAGTTCCCGTACACCCGCGGGGTCTACCCCACCATGTACACCTCCCGCCCGTGGACGATGCGGCAGTACGCCGGCTTCGGCACCGCCACCGAGTCCAACGCGCGGTACCACCAGTTGTTGCGGGCCGGCACGATGGGCCTCTCGGTCGCCTTCGACCTGCCCACCCAGATGGGGTACGACTCCGACGACCCGATCGCGCACGGCGAGGTGGGCAAGGTCGGCGTGGCCATCGACTCCATCGAGGACATGCGGCTGCTCTTCGACGGCATCCCGCTGGACAAGGTCTCCACCTCGATGACCATCAACGCGCCCGGCTCGGTGCTGCTCCTGCTCTACCAGCTCGTCGCCGAGGAGAACGGGGTCGCCGGGGGCGCGCTGAACGGCACCATCCAGAACGACATCCTCAAGGAGTACATCGCCCGGGGGACGTACATCTTCCCGCCGAAGCCCTCGCTGCGGCTGGTCGCCGACACCTTCGCGTACTGCCGCAAGGAGGTGCCGAAGTGGAACACCATCTCCATCTCCGGCTACCACATGGCGGAGGCCGGTGCGACGCCCGCGCAGGAGATCGCGTTCACGCTGGCCAACGGCGTGGAGTACGTCCGCGCCGCGCTGGCGGCCGGGCTGGCCGTGGACGACTTCGCGCCCCGGCTGTCGTTCTTCTTCGTCGCCCGGACCACCCTGCTGGAGGAGGTCGCCAAGTTCCGCGCGGCCCGGCGGATCTGGGCCCGGCTGATGCGTGACGAGTTCGGCGCGAAGGATCCGAAGTCGATGATGCTGCGGTTCCACACCCAGACCGCGGGCGTGCAGCTCACCGCCCAGCAGCCGGAGGTCAACCTGGTCCGGGTGGCGGTCCAGGGGCTCGGCGCGGTGCTCGGCGGCACCCAGTCGCTGCACACCAACAGCTTCGACGAGGCGATCGCGCTGCCCACCGAGAAGGCGGCCCGGCTGGCGCTGCGGACCCAGCAGGTGCTGGCGTACGAGACGGACCTGACCGCCACCGTGGACCCGTTCGCCGGGTCGTACGTGGTGGAGGCGATGACCGCCGAGATCGAGGCGGCGGCGACCGAGCTGATGGAGCGGGTGGCCGACCACGGCTCGGCGGTGGACGCGATCGAGGCCGGCTTCCAGAAGCGGGAGATCGAGCAGTCGGCCTACCGGATCGCGCAGGAGATCGACTCCGGCGAGCGGGTGGTGGTGGGCCTCAACCGCTTCACCCTCGACGAGGAGGAGCCGTACGAGCCGCTGCGGGTGGACCCGACCATCGAGGCGGCCCAGGCGGAGCGGCTCGCGAAGCTCCGCGCCGAGCGGGACAACGGGGCGGTCGAGCGGGCGCTCGCGGAGCTGCGCGACGCCGCCGAGGGCTCCGCGAACGTGCTCTACCCGATGAAGGAGGCGCTGCGGGCCCGGGCCACGGTGGGCGAGGTCTGCGGCACGCTGCGCGCGGTGTGGGGGACGTACCGGCCGAGCGACCGGTTCTGA
- a CDS encoding SCO6745 family protein, protein MTPEQVAAASKPLVLELGEAFSRCPGTLRRARLLGISGWAFYITGRAGALGDVRAETVAAALGFIAPDAVADGWDAAARTVPPVEVAAANLVECCRWGGQHLGDAPRVARLVGLLERIVDAAEASGMPLFAAWRAMPVPDRSPGARTAVGLLLLREHFAGAYLLAVRAAGMTPLEAVLAGPEGEAGAAACGWPPPYPPVGPLVRRRLWAEAVTDRLASTAFRALGPGEGAELLDLLTAVRLHLRRPVPAG, encoded by the coding sequence ATGACCCCCGAGCAGGTCGCCGCCGCCAGCAAGCCGCTGGTGCTGGAGCTCGGGGAGGCGTTCAGCCGCTGCCCGGGGACACTGCGCCGGGCCCGCCTGCTCGGCATCTCCGGCTGGGCGTTCTACATCACCGGCCGGGCCGGCGCCCTCGGCGACGTACGCGCCGAGACGGTCGCCGCCGCCCTCGGCTTCATCGCCCCCGACGCGGTCGCCGACGGCTGGGACGCGGCGGCCCGCACGGTCCCACCGGTGGAGGTGGCCGCGGCGAACCTGGTCGAGTGCTGCCGCTGGGGCGGCCAGCACCTCGGCGACGCACCGCGGGTGGCCCGGCTGGTCGGGCTGCTGGAGCGGATCGTCGACGCGGCGGAGGCCAGCGGGATGCCGCTCTTCGCCGCCTGGCGGGCCATGCCGGTGCCGGACCGGTCGCCCGGGGCCCGGACAGCCGTCGGGCTGCTCCTGCTCCGCGAACACTTCGCCGGGGCGTACCTGCTCGCCGTCCGGGCGGCCGGGATGACCCCGCTGGAGGCGGTCCTGGCCGGGCCGGAGGGCGAGGCGGGCGCCGCCGCCTGCGGCTGGCCGCCGCCGTACCCGCCGGTGGGGCCGCTGGTCCGGCGGCGGCTCTGGGCCGAGGCGGTGACCGACCGGTTGGCCTCGACGGCGTTCCGGGCGCTCGGCCCCGGGGAGGGGGCGGAGCTGCTCGACCTGCTCACCGCCGTCCGGCTGCACCTGCGCCGGCCCGTCCCGGCCGGCTGA